The Candidatus Fusobacterium pullicola genome has a segment encoding these proteins:
- a CDS encoding M20 family metallopeptidase, translating into MERKIIDFIDLNREKFIEVSQQIHKNPEVGNKEYFACELLTNTLKEYGFEIEKNIAGHPTGFIARKKSPLGAYPKISFLAEYDALPNLGHACGHNIIGSISIAGAIALGETLKNTPGEVIVFGCPAEEGGENGSAKGSFVRENLFKDIDVAMIIHPGTENLTTGKSLAVNPLDFEFFGTPAHASGCPEKGKNALDALLHFFNGIATLRQHLTPDIKIHGIITHGGDAPNIIPSYTKARFYIRAATKEGCDEVTEKVVAIAKGAATMTGCKENVSSFQNRVDNVIPTPIFDDFYVDVMKRLGVEVSKEHKKGIGSTDVGNVSQVIPTIQPSIKICNSDVAGHSLEFAEAAKSSCGNEALILGGKALAILGYELLTSPEKLNLIKSQFKNIRNQ; encoded by the coding sequence ATGGAAAGAAAAATTATAGATTTTATTGATTTAAATAGAGAAAAATTTATAGAAGTGAGCCAACAGATTCATAAAAATCCAGAAGTTGGAAATAAAGAGTATTTTGCTTGTGAATTACTTACAAACACTTTAAAAGAGTATGGTTTTGAAATAGAAAAAAATATAGCTGGTCATCCAACAGGATTTATAGCTAGAAAAAAATCTCCTCTCGGAGCTTATCCTAAGATAAGCTTTTTAGCTGAATATGATGCTCTTCCAAACTTAGGGCATGCTTGTGGGCACAATATAATAGGAAGTATTAGTATAGCTGGAGCTATTGCTCTAGGAGAAACTTTAAAAAATACTCCTGGAGAAGTTATTGTTTTTGGTTGCCCTGCTGAAGAGGGTGGAGAAAATGGAAGTGCTAAAGGTTCTTTTGTTAGGGAAAACCTTTTTAAAGATATTGATGTAGCTATGATTATACATCCAGGTACAGAGAACTTAACAACTGGAAAAAGTTTAGCTGTAAACCCTTTAGACTTTGAGTTCTTTGGAACTCCAGCTCATGCTTCAGGTTGTCCTGAAAAAGGAAAGAATGCTTTAGATGCTCTTTTACACTTTTTCAATGGAATAGCTACTTTAAGACAACATCTTACTCCTGATATAAAAATACATGGTATCATAACTCATGGTGGAGATGCTCCTAATATTATTCCAAGCTATACAAAAGCTCGTTTTTATATAAGAGCAGCTACTAAAGAAGGTTGTGATGAAGTGACTGAAAAAGTAGTTGCAATAGCTAAAGGTGCAGCTACTATGACAGGTTGTAAAGAGAATGTTTCAAGTTTTCAAAACAGAGTTGATAATGTAATACCTACTCCTATATTTGATGATTTTTATGTTGATGTTATGAAAAGATTAGGAGTAGAAGTTAGTAAAGAACATAAAAAAGGAATTGGTTCTACTGATGTTGGAAATGTTAGCCAAGTTATTCCAACTATTCAACCTAGTATAAAAATTTGTAACTCTGATGTTGCAGGGCATAGTTTGGAATTTGCTGAAGCTGCTAAATCATCTTGTGGGAATGAAGCTTTAATCTTAGGAGGAAAAGCCTTAGCCATTTTAGGATATGAACTACTTACTTCTCCTGAAAAATTAAATTTAATAAAATCTCAATTTAAAAATATAAGAAATCAGTAG